The Naumovozyma dairenensis CBS 421 chromosome 1, complete genome genomic interval atatatacaaCTAGTCATCATTTGAGCTGTACGAATAAAGGAAATATACACACATTGTTTTTTGTCAACTTTCCAAACTATTACATACGTACATTGTTGTTCTTTTCCATGAACCGGAGTTTAATCGAAAAATTCTCAAGccaaatttattttgttgaattactttttttttttttttttttctatttttttcgaTTACGATATCCTTTGATGACATGTTACCTAATTGGGCCATTTGCCGCGATTGAATGTAAATAAACGCGTGAAAACGggtttatatattttctttccgAAATTTTACCCGGGGTGTGGGCGGGTAACGGAAGGCCTGGGCGGCTATTTTCATACATTTGCATTATATGGGAAGTAAATTATGTGCATTATGAATTTTATCTGCTGAGGATTGTTTTCTTGAAGGAGACATATTGGAAGGTATTCTTTGTATAATGAATGTTTGTATCTACGTAAATGCTATTAACTTTGACTGCGTTCACTGAAACTTtgttatttgataataaatgtGGAACGTTGATTATTTCCAGTTTGGAATAATACTAACTTTTTTCATAAATAGCAACGTATGtttagaattattattttcttattacATAGTCAATATACTGGATTGTGCCAACTTAAACTAACCCCATACAGGTATAAGGAACCCATTTTTACGGTCTCAAGTAATCGCCATTATAGGATAAgactattgaaaaaagatggCAATGCAAATGAGATTCAAAAGATATCCTAGTGAATATGGgctttattaaaaaaaaaatcttaCGATGGATTGCCGTTTATTGTTCTTTACGTATATAATTCATTGGAGCATTGCAGGTTCCAAtttgtaaaaataattaGCAAGATGAAAAGATTGAGTAAGAATGAAGGACCTGAAGAATCAATAGGTAAGTTCGCAGGCATAAACATAAAAACTAAATGGTAACTCAATTCAGTTTCATCTTCTGCAACTTATATCTACAAGAAGGCAAATCTGGGTGCACGCTAATATCACACTAGTTCAAGAGGCTTATTCAACTTcataaatgatattttatataaGCGATTCATTTTGCCCTCAGATACGACATCTAGAGATTGATTAAGatatttctaatttgtTTTCTCTGTTTAATGGCTTAAACCACTGGGTACTCTTCTCATTTTCGTAAAATTTCATGTTAACTTCGTTTATTTTCACCAAATGGGCGAGATATCGTTCATAACGTCAAGAACACGCATACCCACATACGATGGATGTACGTAAGGGAATTAATCATTGTTTGAAATAGAAGGACACAAAGTAATATAAACGTCAACGATATGACCGATCCCTTCTTATACGTACACTTTCTACTTTAGCACACACATATATGTTATATAATACTGTAATTCATCAGCTTCTATAACTTAAAGATTTAAGTTCCTTATATTACAAAGTATTTGGCTATCAAGTTCGTTAACGGATCCAAATAACGCACGCAGACTCCCGCAAGATGACATTGAATCCAAAGACCactaaatttgaatttggtgGGCCTCTAGGAGTCACCGTATTAACTATCTTCCTACCAATCTTATCAGTGGTATTAAATGAACTTATACGCTCAGATTATTACATCAAGggtattttccaaaatttttcaatcaatgaaaCATTGAAAAACATCACTCCCTTCTCCtcattattacaattaaCTTTCAATAAACAAGTTTGGACATATTACTTAACTTGGTTCATCTCTTTGTTGGTCTTTGATACCATATTACCGGGGAAGTACATGAATGGTTGTGAATTAAGAGATGGTACAAAACTTACTTATAAGATTAATGGTATAAGTATGGTCactttattaattttgatCCTTTCCGTTAGATGGAATTTAACTAATGGTACCATGCCTGAATTACAATTCTTATATGATcatattttggaattatGTCTAGTTACTATTGTATTTGCATTCATCTTAAGTATCTATTGTTACGCGGTTAGTTTTATTCCTTTGTTAGGGAGTAAAAGAAATGGTCAAGACGGCAAGGAAAAGGTATTAGCCGTGGGAGGGAACTCGGGCAACTTAATTTATGATTGGTTTATTGGGAGAGAATTAAATCCaagatttttctttaacatAATTGATATAAAGATGTTTTGTGAATTAAGACCTGGTATGTTATTGTGGTTATTGATTAACTTGTCATGTTtacatcatcattatttaatgaatgatGGAGAGATTAATGACGCTTTATTGTTAGTTAACATATTGCAAGCATTTTATATCTTTGATGGCGTCTTGAATGAAGAAGGTGTTCTTTCAATGATGGATATTACTACTGATGGGTTTGGATTCATGTTAGCCTTCGGTGATTTAACTTTTGTACCATTCACATATTCATTGCAGGCAAGATATTTGAGTGTGTCACCAATCACTTTGGGTTATACCAGATGTATATTAATTTCAACAATAATGTGTATTggttattatattttccattcatcaaatatgcaaaaatcaaattttagGCAAGGGAAATTGGAAAATCTGAAAAGTATTCAAACTAAACGTGGTACAAAACTATTATGTGACGGATGGTGGTCGAAATCTCAACATATTAACTATTTCGGTGATTGGTTGATATCATTAAGTTGGTGTTTAACTACTTGGTTCCAAACTCCATTgacatattattattccatATATTTTGCTACATTATTAATGCATAGACAAATAagagatgaagaaaaatgcCATGCAAAATATGGTAAAAGTTGGGAAGAATATCAAAGGAAAGTTCCATACAAGATCATCCCATATGTATATTGATACCACGAATTTACGTATATTcttatgtatatatatatatatatattgtgaCGTTTATACTTTGTATCATTTTCACATGTGCCGTCCACAGCGATAGTGGAAACTTCAATGTGAAAAgtaaaagtgaaaaaaaaactaacAGTAAGACTAAATTGACAATATCAAAGAAACTGTAAACACTGAGAAGTTGTAGAATATGATCCTTCTTATTGCACTTGCTATATCGTCTATatagatttttcaattcagaGAATACCTGTATTCATTTGTCTTTCATAAAACTTTATCTGGGCTTCtgttaaagaaaattattctGAAAGAATTGGCAACGTCTGCGAGAATAAACTACGAACTGCGATCAGTATTTTATTATCCAATTCGTTCTATTAAGGTTGTTCCTACATCATAATATATTCCCTTAAATATCCAATAAGAAAAGATGTCTGAAGTCGAACAAGCTCCGGCAAAGGAATCCAAGGAAAGCATACCTTCTAAGGATACGATAGATACAACGtcaaaagaacaagatgaaATCACAACGACGCTTGCAAATGAAAGTAAAAAATCCAACTTCCTTGTAAGAACATTCTGGACTTTAATTATGATTGCAggattcttcatcattattggATCCGGTCATATTTGGTGTGTTATTTTAATCTTAGGTTGTCAAATTGCAGTCTTTAGTGAATGTATTGCCGTAACAAGTGCATCAGGCCGTGAGAAAAATCTACCTTTAACAAAGACTTTAAATTGgtatttccttttcacaacaatttattatttaaatggattatcatttttaagTTTTTTCCAAAGAAGACTATCGTTCTTTGAATATAAGATAATAGCCATCATTGCAACTAATCATAAATTCATCtgttattgtttttatGTCATTGGGTTTGTCTTATTTGTTTGTAGTCTAAGAAAGGGgtttttgaaattccaATTTGCATCGTTATGTGTCACTCATATGGCTTTATTATTAGTCGTCTTCCAAGGTCATTTGATTATGAACAACTTATTAAATGGTATCATTTGGTTCTTATTACCTTGTGGATTAGTCATTGTTAATGACATTTTCGCATACTTATGTGGGATTACATTCGGTCGTAccaaattaattgaaatctCTCCCAAGAAAACTTTAGAAGGGTTCCTTGGTGCATGGTTCTTTACAGCATTAGCAAGTATCATATTAACAAGATTATTAACACCATATGATTATTTGACTTGTCCAGCAGCCAACGAGattaattctaatttctttacaTTTGTTACATGTGATTTAAATCCAGTTTTCATCCCACAAGAATATAGATTATCACCTATGGTTTTCGATAAGATTGGAATTTCATCAATCACTATGAAACCAATATATTTCCATGCATTGAATTTGGCCACTTTTGCATCCTTATTTGCACCATTTGGTGGATTTTTTGCATCCGGGTTGAAAAGAACCTTCAAAGTGAAAGACTTCGGTCATTCTATTCCAGGTCATGGTGGTATTACCGATAGGATTGATTGTCAATTCATCATGGGTTCATTTGCTAATCTCTACTACGAAACTTTTATCAGCGAACATAGAATTACTGTTGATACTGTACTATCAACCAtcttgatgaatttgaatgacaaacaaattattgaattgatttCCGTGTTAAATTCTGTTTTATTCAAGAAAGAAGTTGTTGGTGAAGAAACCTATGAGAAATTAGTTGACATTTATAAGTCAACAACAGCTTGAGGggagaaataaaataatatgtgTCACAAAAACCATCATATACCAGTGCATCATTATTACGCGAGACAAACACGAATCTATGtacaaataaaaagagGAAGGGAACCAGACTTCTATATCAGTTGGCTCCCACAATATCGGGCACAATAATATTTgtgttatattatttttattacgAATCATATCTCTATAggtctatatatatatatattatattatattattagtgAAAGTTAACATTTTAGTTAATTATTAGTGcacaaatatatatatatatgtatatcATAAATTGTTCCTCCAAATCCGTATACTATAATTTTCTGGTCACCCACTTGGGTTTATTATACAGTGGTATGTCTTTTACTTTGCTTTTCggaatttttccaaattatttatgGACTGAGTGACACCTTTTTTCTTCTACGTATATgtataaaaatttcaataactGAACAAAGGAAGTGAAAAATGTATTTGACAAAGACGTCGACTCTCTCGCTATAggttgatattattatacaatCTAGTTAAAACTAGTCGTCGAGAAGTACATGTAATATAACCATAAACTGCAGTGTAACGGCATAATGATATTTGCTTTAGATGAAGAactacaaaaattaaaccTAAATCCATCAACGTCATCACCATCACCAGGAGACATCGAGCCCAATCTACCAACATTCCACAGGTCAGAAGTGGAAGAAACTTTGGAgactgatgatgaattagatatAACAAATCCACCACATTTGAATGGACAGCCAATCCCATTTACTAGCTCGAAAATTGggacaagaagaagatcatCACGTATTGATAAATTCCCTGTATTGACCCCCACAAACGTTAAACATATTCCCTTAACATACGATCATAATGATGACGtagttgaagaagaattagaacGCTCCTCTACTCATATAGATACTTTAGCTATCCCAATCCCTAGTACGAcagagaagaagaacaggAAGAAAAGTGTAAGTAGAACTGTGCGTGATTTTAAACCTGTAAGAGTCTTAGGACAAGGTGCGTATGGTAAAGTTTTATTAGTGAAGGATAAGAGTTCAAGTAAACTTTATGCTATGAAACAATTAAGAAAGGCAGAAATATTAATTACACAAGATGTCACCAAGACGAagcaagaagaaaatgaagaagatgaagagaAGAAGTTACAAAAGAGACTTGAAAGGACATTTGCTGAAAGATCAATTTTGTCTGAATTGGAACATCCAAATATTGTTAAATTgttttattcatttcatgataattctaaattatatctattattacaatatatTCCTGGTGGTGAATTGTTTTTCCATTTGAAAGAGTATGGTACGTTGGATGAAACTACTGTTGCATATTATGCTGCTGAAATTAGTTGCGCTTTGAAATTCTTGCATGATAAAGGCATCGTTTATAGAGATTTGAAGCCTGAGAATtgtttattaaatgaaacaGGTCATTTAGTCTTAACTGATTTTGGATTGAGTAAGAAAAGTGTTTCACAAGAGGTTAATTCAGAGTTAAATAGTGAAGATACTGATACACCCACAGAACAAATAGGTGAGAATGTTGATACGCTACACTCGATTATCGGAACACCTGAATATTGTGCTCCAGAAATTTTAAAAGGGTTACCATATGATAGAAATTGTGATTGGTATTCATTAGgttgtttattatatgatatgCTTTCAGGTAAACCACCTTATACTGGGGTCGATCATAAAGTCATCTTAAATAAGATTCAAAAGGATAAGACAGGTCCAAAAATCCCATTCTATTTAAGTGATGGTATGAAAGATATGCTAACTTGGTTGTTGAAAAAGGATAGAAGTAAAAGATGGGATGTTGATAAATATTGGGCACCAATTGCAAATAAcaataagaaattaaagaagaaaaatggtaaagaaCGTACAAGTGATTTCCAAAGTcatttcatctttagaAAGATTGATTGGAACCTATTAGAATCTGGAGAATTACAAAAGACTACTATGGGTCCTATTGTACCAATTATTACTGATTTGGAATTGGCCGAAAATTTCGATTCTGAATTCACTTCAATGTCCTATGAAAActttgatgaagatattttgaataatgatACGAATTCCATTGATATGTTTCAAGGATTTAGTTATAAAGCAAGTGGAAGTTACTTAGAGAagtatttttgaaacaaaacaaaaaaaagatagaCTTTTCCCCCGCATCACactttaatattaatattctttaaaagCCATGACTTCAACATAGAAACGATAAATTGGTAATATAAGCTGCCATAAGGGAGAGTAATACTCAATTGTAATATTACATTGtatttattaatagaaATGAGAGAAATCCCTAATACAAAACCTATACTCTGAATATAgctatttatttttaaacaattttaGCACATGAGgttatattatttactTCCGAGAACTATGGACTCGAGTTCTGAAAATATGTTAAATACATAAcctctatatatatttttagtACGAATGGCAATATTAGATCACTGGTTATTCTTCTGAAGAAAAAGGGATACCATGCAGAAAGAAGATAACGTCTAGCGTACGCCTTGTCAGTTCCCTGCCAAATTTCTTACTTAGCCATCACAGCCAGAGAGCCCTTTTAAAAGGAGGAAAGATGTCTCTTATTTAAACATACGTCAGTTATTCTTGTAGGGTCAACATCACTCTGAACATGCTATTATCAATGGAGGAAGTAAACTGTTCTCTTGATACATTTACATAGATTATTGTTGGTTACATTATAGTAAAGCCCGAGAAATAGACCCGAAGGGCGAGTTAAAGGGAGACTTGGAGCGTATGATGCTCAAAGGATTATTTAACAATTGGGGTATAATAGGAACAGGTCAGTTAGCTATTCCCAACTTTCCCAACTTTCCCAAACATATCTGCCAATAAGTAGAAGCAAGATTTTCAAGAAAGGTACTGTCTCGATtataatcaattaattatatcaaaAAACTAACAGAGGATAATAGCTTCAACAATTCAAGAGAAACATGTCTACTAAGATCCCCAAGACTTTCAAATCAGTAATTTATTCGACCCATAGCGTGGAAGATTGTGCATCAGTACTCTCAATCCATGAATATACCCCCAAGGAAGATCTCTCAAAATCAATCGTATTAAAATCCCTTGCGTTCCCTATCAATCCATCCGATATCAATCAATTACAAGGTGTATACCCGTCTTTACCACCCAAGACGTTAGAATATTCTACAAATGAACCTGCTGCCATTGCAGGAAACGAAGGTGTCTTTGAAGTGGTGTCAATCCCACCTGAGATGAATACTAACAGTATCaatgatttaaatgaaGGTGATTGGGTTATCCCGTTATATGCGAATCAAGGGACATGGTCTAATTATCGTGTATTTAAGGATCCCAAGGAATTGGTCAGAGTGAATGGATTGGATCTCTATACTGCTGCAACGGTGGCTGTGAATGGTGTCACTGCTTATCAATTGGTGAAGAATTTCATTTCATGGGATATTGAGAGTACTGGGAATGAATGGTTGATTCAGAACGCAGGTACCTCAGGAGTCTCTAAGATGGTTACTCAAATTGCTAAAATTAATGGTATCAAGACTTTGAGCGTTATTCGTGATAGggatgattttgatgaagttgCCGAGACTTTGGAGAAGACGTTTGGAGCTACTAAAGTTATTTCTGAATcacaaaataatgataaagtCTTCAATAAGGAAGTTTTGCCTAAGATTTTAGGAGAGAATGCAAGGGTTAGGTTGGCTTTGAATTCTGTTGGTGGTAAATCAAGTTCATCGATTGCaagaaaattggaaaatgatGCCTTGATGTTAACTTATGGAGGGATGTCAAAGCAACCTGTAACTCTACCAACATCTTTACATATCTTTAAGGGGTTAACTTCTCAAGGGTATTGGTCCACGAAACATAATAAGGAAAATCCAAGCCAAAAAATTGATGCGATTGACGCAATAGTTGATATGTATAAAGAAGGTGATTTTATCTCGCCAAAAAATGAGCTAGATATCTTAGAGTGGGATGTTAATAATGCATCAGATACTGAAGTCCTTGACATGATTAAATATGGTATTACTGGTAAGGGTAAGAAGAGATTAATCAAGCTAAACTGGTGAACGCGCACCTCTCTCTCTGCCTTACATTAAACATAtccatttaaatatattccataACATTGactatttattatttcattgaatgaaaatacaTACACATCCCCCACTCTATTATTACACCACCAACTAAACCAAATGTATATACAAACTTCACAATAGCTGACTGACACCTTTAGATGTccttttaatgaattttacATAAATACACCATATCATATTACTGCCTGTCCAAGATTCCAGTCACGTGATCTCTCTTTTAATAAgtgaaaaaattttcagCGCCCATCGAGTGAACAAATCTATACGTAAGGTAAAGTTCGATGAAGCAACAATTCGTAGTCGTCGATAATTCTATAAGTAAAAGAGCAGTTAATTGTCAATTCAATTgccaatatttttttgtatttttttacaGGAGGGCAACAACAGGTTAGAGATCCAAACCCAAAACTcgaaggaagaaaaaatgcCACCAAAGAAGCaaactgaagaaaaaaaagtcCTACTAGGTCGTCCAGGTAACAACTTGAAAGCTGGTATTGTTGGTCTAGCCAACGTTGGTAAATCCACTTCCTTTCAAGCCATTACTAGATCTCCATTAGGTAACCCAGCCAATTATCCATTTGCTACCATTGATCCAGAAGAAGCTCGTGTCATTGTCCCATCTCCAAGATTCGATGAATTATGTGCTATTTATAACAAGACTGCTTCTAAAGTCCCAGCTCATTTGACCGTTTATGATATTGCTGGTTTGTCTAAAGGTGCTTCTGCTGGTGAAGGGTTAGGTAACGCTTTCTTGTCTCATATTAGAGCTGTCGATTCCATTTATCAAGTTGTGCGTTGTTTTGATGATGCTgaaattattcatattGAAGGTGATGTTGATCCTGTTCGtgatttggaaattattagTACTGAATTAGGGTTAAAAGATGTGGAATTTTGTGAGAAGGCTCTTGAAGCTGCTGAAAAGATCGCTAAGAGAGGTGGTCAATCTTTAGAAGTTaaacaaaagaaagagGAAGCTGAATTGATTAAACgtattattgaattgataCAAAGTGGTCAAAGAGTTGCCAATCAAACTTGGACTCCAAAGGAAgtggaaattattaatactATGATGTTGTTGACTGCTAAACCatgtatttatttgattaatTTGTCTGAAAAGGATTATataagaaagaagaataagCATTTGCTAAGAATTAAAGAATGGGTGGATAAACATTCTCCAGGTGATTTAATCATCCCATTCAGTGTTCCattggaagaaaaattatctcATATgagtgaagaagaagctgctgaagaattgaaaaaattgggTACCGTTTCAGCTTTACCAAAGATTATTACTACCATGAGACAAAAATTAGatttaatttcctttttcacTTGTGGTCCAGATGAAGTTCGTGAATGGACTATTAGAAGAGGTACTAAAGCCCCTCAAGCTGCCGGTGTTATtcataatgatttaatgaatACTTTCATCTTAGCTCAAGTTACCAAATATGAAGATGCTATTGaatataaagatgaagCTGCCGTTAAAGCTGCTGGTAAATTACAACAAAAGGGTAAAGATTATGTAGTTGAAGACGGTGATATCATCTATTTCTAGAGCAGGTGCTGGTAAGAACTAGGAAGAATCATGTATTTCCATAATTAACGTAGATATGTATTCACATCTATAtcttaatatatatagtatcTACGCAACACAACACAACACAAAACAGGATTTATTGGAAAGACCAATAGTTGTTATGAGAGTAAAGGCACGTCAACGTGTATTAAAATTAGTGTTTATTTACTTGttcattaatttatttatttatttatttatttacttgAATAAAAAGGAATACCACTTATTATTTAACTTTTCACGTTCTTCCTTTGGAATATAAGCTTTAATATGTTGTTCAATCTTATCAACACcagatttttcatcataAGTTCCACCCAATGCATCAATGAATTGGCCTTCAGGATCcattagataaaaaaaGATCGAATGTTCCACAATGTAATCTTGATTCTTTGTCTCCCTTGGAGTTGCAAAGAAAGCCTTATATTTAGCACAcatatctttaatttcgTCATAAGTCCCCGTAACGCCAACAATATCAGGATGGAAATCCTTCAGATAAGCCTTTAATACCTCCGGAGTATCTCTATTTGGGTCACACGTAATGAAAATTGGTTGGATCTTTACATGCTCACTACCACGACGTTTCTTTAGATCATCTAACCAAACGCCAAGCTTGTCTAATTCTTCAGGACAAATATCGGGACAATGAGAGAAtccaaaataaattattgtGAATTTCCCTAATAAATCTTGATCAGTGAATGGATTACCGTTAAAATCTGTTAATTTAAAGGGACCGCCAATAAAGGGGGTTCCATAACCTCTGTTAGCTTCTGCCTCTTTTTGAATTTCCAATAATCTTTTCTCTCTCCTCAGATATAGATATAAACTTGCTCCCACGGCTAAGAATATTACACTTGCTTTCCAAGTGGAGAATTTCAAGTTGAAGCCAtttgtttttgatattgGTTCGACTTTTTGGTGTTGTTTAGTACTATCCTTATTGATTGTTATTCTCTCTAGTACTTTTTTGTTATAGTTTCTTATACTACTGCTGAAAAGTTTCGAAGAAGTATATAAAACGGTGCTATTACGCATTAGTGATCGATTATTACATCGAACAATTACATTAAGCAAAGGTGTCGTTTTGTCCTTAGTAAATGACGTTCTAAGTAGTCTTTGCATTTTTGGatgatataatttttctttgacTCTACTAACGCTCAATCTACAAGATGAATTGggttattttatttatgcCAGTTTCCTCGACTGTCATTATTGGCAATCCTTATAAAGTTTCATTTTCTCTGtcatttctttcatttttcgAATGAAAAATAAGGGGATGGGTTTTTCTACAAAGTATCCGCCTGGAAATAAAGAATACATATCCGCTTAAAAACTGCGGatacttttcaaaatatgtaTCCGTCTTTCCGTGGCAGATAGTTTCCTCGGAAATGTTTACATATTTCCCTTTTGGAAGTAATTGACATCGACCTTTAAAATCTAAATATGCAAAAGTTAgcattttggaaagattcCTAGCATATACCTATGCTTCTTGAAAAACCCTGTAAGACCTCTTGGCAAGGGTTTTTATAATTCTGAAACAAATTGCTTATTGcttacaacaacaagaaaatataaattatctgcctttcaaatttttgcAGGAAATAAGGCAAAAAACAAGCAATAAGCAGAGGACCTCTTCTTCACACAGCATATCTTTCATAAGGgaaatcaaaaaagaaatgacAAGGAACCCATTCATGGTAGAGCCTTCTAACGGTTCTCctaaaagaaataatactTTGACAAGATTTCATACTAATACCAGTTCTACGTCGCCTTGGTCTCCAAGAAATCAGCAAGAGTACTCCGTCGACTCGaatgaacaacaacaacatcatcaGCAGTATTATCCAGATAATACTAGTAGCGAATATGACAACTCAAGAAATTTCCAAGGATTACCACAATCCCCATCAAGAGCAGCATTAAGGTATTCTCCAGATCGTCGTCATAGAACCCAATTCTATCGTGATAGTGCACACAATTCCCCAGTCAATATGAATAGATATACTGCAAACCTGAAAGAATCTCCAACAAGACCATCAGACGTCGTATTACAATTCCATGAGGAAAAAGTAAATAGAAATGTTGATGTCGCTGATCTTGTAGATAGTTACTATTCAGATCGTCCTAACCTCAATGAGGCTTCACCacatattgaaaatttatataGTAATTCAAGAAGATTCTCCCAGAATTCCAAATTAACATTTTCCACAACGTCTACAGCCACAAGATCATCCTTTTTCGATGACGAGGAccaaaaggaaaagaagtATAAGGATGATGACGATGGCTCTTCGGTCTTTTCATCAGATACATTTACAGAAACAAGATTCGAATTAAACCATCCAATTCGTCGTGATTATGTTAGACGTGCTAATTCTGAAAGTAAAAGAAGACCATTCCCAGCGGGATCATCTACTTCTTCCTCATCCATGAATGGTACTGGCAAAATGGAAAAGactattttgaaattagataatCCTATTCCAAGAGGGTTATTAGATACATTACCAAGGAGGGATTCTCCTGAATTTGTGGAGATGAGATATACGGCATGTACAGTGGAACCTGATGAATTCTTGGAAGCTGGATATTCCTTAAGGTTTGCTGAAATGAATCGTGAATGTCAAATTGTAATTTGTATCACAATGTATAATGAGGATAAAGTTTCGTTAGCAAGAACGTTACATtctataatgaaaaatgtgGCACACTTGTGTAATCGTCCAAAATCTCATGTTTGGAATAAAGACGG includes:
- the CDS1 gene encoding phosphatidate cytidylyltransferase (similar to Saccharomyces cerevisiae CDS1 (YBR029C); ancestral locus Anc_3.230), yielding MSEVEQAPAKESKESIPSKDTIDTTSKEQDEITTTLANESKKSNFLVRTFWTLIMIAGFFIIIGSGHIWCVILILGCQIAVFSECIAVTSASGREKNLPLTKTLNWYFLFTTIYYLNGLSFLSFFQRRLSFFEYKIIAIIATNHKFICYCFYVIGFVLFVCSLRKGFLKFQFASLCVTHMALLLVVFQGHLIMNNLLNGIIWFLLPCGLVIVNDIFAYLCGITFGRTKLIEISPKKTLEGFLGAWFFTALASIILTRLLTPYDYLTCPAANEINSNFFTFVTCDLNPVFIPQEYRLSPMVFDKIGISSITMKPIYFHALNLATFASLFAPFGGFFASGLKRTFKVKDFGHSIPGHGGITDRIDCQFIMGSFANLYYETFISEHRITVDTVLSTILMNLNDKQIIELISVLNSVLFKKEVVGEETYEKLVDIYKSTTA
- the OLA1 gene encoding Obg-like ATPase (similar to Saccharomyces cerevisiae OLA1 (YBR025C); ancestral locus Anc_3.226), which gives rise to MPPKKQTEEKKVLLGRPGNNLKAGIVGLANVGKSTSFQAITRSPLGNPANYPFATIDPEEARVIVPSPRFDELCAIYNKTASKVPAHLTVYDIAGLSKGASAGEGLGNAFLSHIRAVDSIYQVVRCFDDAEIIHIEGDVDPVRDLEIISTELGLKDVEFCEKALEAAEKIAKRGGQSLEVKQKKEEAELIKRIIELIQSGQRVANQTWTPKEVEIINTMMLLTAKPCIYLINLSEKDYIRKKNKHLLRIKEWVDKHSPGDLIIPFSVPLEEKLSHMSEEEAAEELKKLGTVSALPKIITTMRQKLDLISFFTCGPDEVREWTIRRGTKAPQAAGVIHNDLMNTFILAQVTKYEDAIEYKDEAAVKAAGKLQQKGKDYVVEDGDIIYF
- the ETR1 gene encoding enoyl-[acyl-carrier-protein] reductase (similar to Saccharomyces cerevisiae ETR1 (YBR026C); ancestral locus Anc_3.228), producing the protein MSTKIPKTFKSVIYSTHSVEDCASVLSIHEYTPKEDLSKSIVLKSLAFPINPSDINQLQGVYPSLPPKTLEYSTNEPAAIAGNEGVFEVVSIPPEMNTNSINDLNEGDWVIPLYANQGTWSNYRVFKDPKELVRVNGLDLYTAATVAVNGVTAYQLVKNFISWDIESTGNEWLIQNAGTSGVSKMVTQIAKINGIKTLSVIRDRDDFDEVAETLEKTFGATKVISESQNNDKVFNKEVLPKILGENARVRLALNSVGGKSSSSIARKLENDALMLTYGGMSKQPVTLPTSLHIFKGLTSQGYWSTKHNKENPSQKIDAIDAIVDMYKEGDFISPKNELDILEWDVNNASDTEVLDMIKYGITGKGKKRLIKLNW
- the YPK3 gene encoding putative protein kinase YPK3 (similar to Saccharomyces cerevisiae YBR028C; ancestral locus Anc_3.229); the protein is MIFALDEELQKLNLNPSTSSPSPGDIEPNLPTFHRSEVEETLETDDELDITNPPHLNGQPIPFTSSKIGTRRRSSRIDKFPVLTPTNVKHIPLTYDHNDDVVEEELERSSTHIDTLAIPIPSTTEKKNRKKSVSRTVRDFKPVRVLGQGAYGKVLLVKDKSSSKLYAMKQLRKAEILITQDVTKTKQEENEEDEEKKLQKRLERTFAERSILSELEHPNIVKLFYSFHDNSKLYLLLQYIPGGELFFHLKEYGTLDETTVAYYAAEISCALKFLHDKGIVYRDLKPENCLLNETGHLVLTDFGLSKKSVSQEVNSELNSEDTDTPTEQIGENVDTLHSIIGTPEYCAPEILKGLPYDRNCDWYSLGCLLYDMLSGKPPYTGVDHKVILNKIQKDKTGPKIPFYLSDGMKDMLTWLLKKDRSKRWDVDKYWAPIANNNKKLKKKNGKERTSDFQSHFIFRKIDWNLLESGELQKTTMGPIVPIITDLELAENFDSEFTSMSYENFDEDILNNDTNSIDMFQGFSYKASGSYLEKYF
- the ERG24 gene encoding delta(14)-sterol reductase (similar to Saccharomyces cerevisiae ERG24 (YNL280C); ancestral locus Anc_3.81) gives rise to the protein MTLNPKTTKFEFGGPLGVTVLTIFLPILSVVLNELIRSDYYIKGIFQNFSINETLKNITPFSSLLQLTFNKQVWTYYLTWFISLLVFDTILPGKYMNGCELRDGTKLTYKINGISMVTLLILILSVRWNLTNGTMPELQFLYDHILELCLVTIVFAFILSIYCYAVSFIPLLGSKRNGQDGKEKVLAVGGNSGNLIYDWFIGRELNPRFFFNIIDIKMFCELRPGMLLWLLINLSCLHHHYLMNDGEINDALLLVNILQAFYIFDGVLNEEGVLSMMDITTDGFGFMLAFGDLTFVPFTYSLQARYLSVSPITLGYTRCILISTIMCIGYYIFHSSNMQKSNFRQGKLENLKSIQTKRGTKLLCDGWWSKSQHINYFGDWLISLSWCLTTWFQTPLTYYYSIYFATLLMHRQIRDEEKCHAKYGKSWEEYQRKVPYKIIPYVY